Proteins encoded within one genomic window of Atribacterota bacterium:
- a CDS encoding RluA family pseudouridine synthase, whose protein sequence is MELQSKTREIIYTNEENIRIDIYLAKGQYCSFSRNRIKELITQGNILVNDKKIKASYILKNGDRISINIPEQKELNLQPENIPLDIYFEDEHMMVIDKAAGMIVHPTGKVRTGTLVNAILYHCQGNLPGINGVNRPGIVHRLDKETSGLMMIAKTELAHHSLTKQIKERSIVKKYIALVYGILKDKAGYIEAPIGRDKNHRNKMSVSNIASREAKTYFEVIKYFESFTLLLLRLYTGRTHQIRVHLRFIGHPVVGDKLYGIRKEKNNYISIQRQALHSHYLQFSHPATGQTMSFTSALPDDIKKQLAILYGD, encoded by the coding sequence TTGGAGTTACAAAGTAAAACTAGAGAAATTATCTATACAAATGAAGAAAATATAAGAATTGATATTTATTTAGCAAAGGGCCAGTATTGTAGCTTTTCCAGAAATAGAATCAAGGAATTGATTACTCAGGGAAATATTCTGGTGAATGATAAAAAAATAAAAGCCAGTTACATTTTAAAAAATGGAGATAGAATTTCTATAAATATTCCTGAGCAAAAAGAATTGAATCTGCAGCCGGAAAACATACCTCTTGATATCTATTTTGAGGATGAGCATATGATGGTTATTGATAAAGCCGCAGGGATGATTGTGCATCCAACAGGTAAAGTTCGAACTGGTACACTTGTTAATGCAATATTGTATCATTGTCAGGGAAACCTCCCGGGCATCAATGGTGTAAACCGACCCGGGATTGTTCATCGATTGGATAAGGAAACATCCGGATTAATGATGATTGCTAAAACAGAACTGGCACATCATAGTTTGACCAAGCAAATAAAGGAAAGAAGTATTGTAAAAAAATACATTGCTCTTGTGTACGGTATTTTAAAAGATAAAGCAGGGTATATTGAAGCACCTATAGGTAGAGATAAAAATCACAGGAATAAAATGAGTGTTTCTAATATAGCCAGCCGTGAAGCAAAAACGTACTTTGAGGTTATCAAGTATTTTGAGTCATTTACACTATTGTTGCTCAGGTTGTATACAGGTCGTACTCATCAGATTAGAGTACATCTAAGATTTATTGGACACCCGGTAGTTGGAGATAAGCTGTATGGCATCCGAAAAGAAAAGAATAACTATATTTCAATTCAAAGACAGGCTTTGCATTCCCATTATCTACAATTTTCTCATCCTGCTACTGGACAAACGATGAGTTTTACATCAGCCCTTCCTGATGATATAAAGAAACAACTGGCCATACTTTATGGAGATTAG
- the lspA gene encoding signal peptidase II: MAGKKKKVAKKGISIYFLSGIFLITLFDQITKIWVETKMNLMESIPIIKGVFHITYILNPNSAFGILRFPNTVFVVVTILVILLIIFLLRKKITPENKLVFFSLIFILGGSLGNMIDRLRVGSVIDFLDFQIWPIFNIADSALNIGLFMLIIYFLFQKEEINENEDDN, from the coding sequence ATGGCAGGGAAAAAGAAAAAGGTTGCTAAAAAGGGTATTTCAATATACTTTTTATCAGGTATATTTCTGATTACCCTTTTTGATCAGATAACAAAAATTTGGGTTGAAACAAAAATGAATTTAATGGAATCCATACCGATTATAAAGGGAGTATTCCATATAACCTATATTTTAAATCCTAACTCTGCTTTTGGTATTCTTAGATTTCCAAATACTGTATTTGTTGTTGTAACCATATTGGTTATTTTACTGATAATATTCTTATTGAGAAAAAAGATAACCCCAGAGAACAAACTGGTTTTCTTCTCTTTGATATTTATTTTAGGTGGTTCCCTGGGTAACATGATTGATCGTCTCAGGGTAGGAAGTGTTATCGATTTCCTGGATTTCCAAATATGGCCTATTTTTAATATTGCTGATTCAGCGCTTAATATAGGTCTATTCATGCTGATTATTTATTTTCTTTTTCAAAAGGAAGAGATTAATGAAAATGAAGATGATAATTGA
- the ileS gene encoding isoleucine--tRNA ligase — protein MDFKETLNLPKTDFSMKANLPKEEPKMLDFWYSMELDKKLLEKHRDNEKFILHDGPPYANGNIHIGTAYNKILKDIIPKYRWMKGYNAYYVPGWDTHGMPIEHRVSKNLNVTLHDIDPVKLREECQKYAKEYINIQMDEFKRLGVIADWENPYLTFLPEYEEKQIEIFGRMYERGYIYKGLKPVYWCPSCETALAAAEIEYSDEESDSIYVKFKIEDDISSIFPRVEPGEVYIVIWTTTPWTIPANLAITLHPDFKYSLVKTNQGNLIIASKLVEEVMKKVGIDSYQVLGEQEGKAFERIKAKHPILDRDSLIILGSHVSLEEGTGCIHTAPGHGQEDYEVSIKYGLPIISVLDSKGRLNENSGPFNGLDYQKGNKKVIESLKENGKLLVSGKIKHSYPHCWRCKKPILFRATEQWFVSVDKFREKSLKAIDEVTWIPRWGKEKIYSMVEERTDWCISRQRVWGVPIPAFYCSNCKKIVITPQTIDIVKELFREKGSNSWFAMNADEILPKGFECPHCNGDKFEKETDIMDVWFDSGCSHAAVLQTRKDLHWPCELYLEGTDQHRGWFQTSLLTSVASFDRAPYKSVLTHGFIVDEEGRKMSKSIGNVIPPQQVIDEYGADILRLWVASSDYRRDVRISKKILKQLVEIYRKIRNTTRFILGNLNDFDSEKNSIPYEKMEDIDKIILSQFQQLVKHTTENYDNYEFHSLYHDIHNFCTLNLSSFYLDIIKDRLYVLNADSISRRSAQTVLYKIVNELTRLIAPVLSFTAEEIWQNLNKENKKEGSVFLSSWPEVDKHMVQTQMEEEWSKLLAVRKDVLRALEISRKEGLIGNALQAQVDLITDNNELYEYLGKFKDKLETIFIVSKVEIIKASEEVSADNILKGEEVPELSVSVKKAPGEKCERCWCYSESVGENKEYPTICHKCVTVLTYDK, from the coding sequence ATGGATTTTAAAGAAACACTAAACTTACCAAAAACAGATTTTTCCATGAAAGCTAATTTACCAAAAGAAGAACCAAAAATGTTGGATTTCTGGTATAGCATGGAATTAGATAAGAAATTATTGGAAAAACACAGAGATAACGAAAAGTTTATCCTGCATGACGGTCCTCCTTATGCTAACGGGAATATTCACATAGGTACAGCATATAATAAGATTCTGAAAGATATAATTCCTAAGTACCGGTGGATGAAAGGATATAATGCATATTATGTACCTGGATGGGATACTCATGGAATGCCTATTGAGCACAGGGTAAGCAAGAACTTAAATGTCACCCTGCATGACATCGACCCGGTTAAATTAAGAGAAGAATGCCAGAAATATGCAAAAGAATATATTAATATTCAAATGGATGAATTTAAAAGACTGGGAGTTATTGCTGATTGGGAAAATCCTTACCTGACATTTTTGCCTGAATATGAAGAAAAACAAATTGAAATATTTGGGAGAATGTATGAGCGCGGATATATATATAAAGGTTTAAAGCCGGTCTATTGGTGTCCTTCCTGTGAAACTGCATTGGCTGCAGCAGAAATTGAATATAGTGACGAAGAGAGTGACTCAATTTATGTTAAATTTAAGATAGAAGATGATATAAGCTCAATTTTTCCCAGGGTAGAACCTGGTGAGGTATATATAGTAATATGGACGACTACACCCTGGACAATACCTGCTAATTTGGCCATCACACTTCACCCGGATTTTAAATATAGCCTGGTGAAGACTAATCAGGGAAATTTGATTATAGCATCAAAATTAGTAGAAGAGGTAATGAAAAAGGTTGGGATTGATTCTTATCAGGTTTTAGGTGAACAAGAAGGCAAGGCCTTTGAAAGAATAAAAGCAAAGCATCCGATATTAGACAGAGATTCTCTTATTATTTTAGGATCCCATGTATCATTGGAAGAAGGTACAGGTTGTATTCATACTGCTCCCGGTCATGGACAGGAAGACTATGAAGTTAGTATTAAATATGGTCTGCCGATTATCTCAGTCCTTGACAGCAAGGGGCGACTAAATGAAAATTCTGGACCTTTTAATGGTTTGGATTATCAAAAAGGTAATAAGAAGGTTATTGAATCCCTAAAAGAAAATGGAAAACTCTTAGTAAGTGGCAAAATTAAACATTCATATCCTCATTGCTGGAGATGTAAAAAACCAATTTTATTCAGAGCAACAGAGCAATGGTTTGTTTCGGTGGATAAATTCAGAGAAAAGTCATTAAAGGCTATTGATGAAGTAACATGGATTCCACGCTGGGGTAAAGAAAAAATATACAGTATGGTAGAAGAAAGGACTGATTGGTGTATATCACGTCAAAGGGTATGGGGAGTTCCTATCCCTGCCTTTTATTGCAGTAACTGTAAAAAAATAGTAATAACACCACAAACAATTGATATTGTCAAAGAATTGTTTAGAGAAAAAGGTTCAAATTCATGGTTTGCCATGAATGCAGACGAGATTCTCCCAAAAGGATTCGAATGTCCTCACTGTAATGGTGATAAGTTTGAAAAGGAAACTGATATTATGGATGTCTGGTTTGACTCAGGATGCAGTCATGCAGCTGTATTACAAACCAGAAAAGACTTGCACTGGCCTTGTGAGTTATATTTAGAAGGTACAGATCAGCATCGCGGATGGTTCCAGACTTCTCTTTTGACATCGGTAGCGAGTTTTGACAGAGCTCCGTATAAATCAGTCTTAACTCATGGATTTATTGTGGATGAAGAGGGAAGAAAAATGTCTAAATCTATCGGTAATGTAATTCCTCCTCAACAGGTAATTGATGAATATGGTGCAGATATTTTGAGATTATGGGTAGCATCCTCTGATTATCGGAGAGATGTCAGAATATCTAAAAAGATATTAAAACAACTGGTAGAAATATATCGTAAAATAAGAAATACTACCCGCTTTATCCTGGGCAATTTAAATGATTTTGATTCGGAAAAGAATAGTATTCCATATGAAAAAATGGAAGATATTGATAAGATTATATTAAGTCAATTCCAGCAACTGGTTAAACATACTACTGAGAATTATGATAATTATGAATTTCATTCTCTATATCATGATATACATAATTTCTGTACTCTTAATTTGAGTTCTTTTTATCTTGATATAATTAAGGATAGATTATATGTACTCAATGCTGATTCTATTTCAAGAAGATCAGCTCAAACAGTTCTTTATAAAATTGTCAATGAATTAACTCGCTTGATTGCTCCGGTATTAAGCTTTACTGCAGAAGAAATATGGCAGAATTTAAATAAAGAAAATAAAAAAGAAGGAAGTGTTTTCCTCTCATCATGGCCGGAAGTAGACAAACATATGGTTCAAACACAGATGGAGGAAGAGTGGAGCAAATTGTTGGCAGTAAGAAAGGATGTTCTAAGGGCATTGGAGATTTCCAGAAAAGAAGGGCTTATTGGTAATGCTCTACAGGCACAGGTTGATTTGATCACTGATAATAATGAATTATACGAGTATTTGGGCAAATTTAAGGATAAACTGGAAACTATTTTTATTGTTTCAAAAGTTGAGATAATCAAAGCATCAGAGGAAGTATCTGCTGATAATATTTTAAAAGGGGAAGAAGTTCCGGAACTATCAGTGTCAGTAAAGAAAGCCCCTGGAGAAAAATGTGAAAGATGCTGGTGTTATTCAGAAAGCGTAGGAGAAAACAAAGAATATCCGACTATCTGCCATAAATGTGTTACTGTATTAACATATGATAAATAA
- a CDS encoding DivIVA domain-containing protein → MKITPMDIEQQQFNRSFRGYNEEEVDDFLDRIAKDYEEVLNENIKLKEEVERFKSRVEEYSKMDETLRSALINAQKSASNIKENVQKEAQVVLENAKIEAERIKQQAKQEIYDINNEIVELKKRKYLILEKLKNTLKIHIRMLDEEIIEEPEEQENLKEQHKPEEQVKQVDQGESEDIRDKAIEDIKMKFYSNNKKNNQKEFDDIQNDKDF, encoded by the coding sequence ATGAAGATTACCCCGATGGATATTGAACAGCAACAGTTTAATAGATCCTTCAGAGGATATAATGAGGAAGAAGTCGATGATTTCCTGGATCGTATTGCTAAAGATTACGAGGAAGTGCTTAATGAAAATATAAAGCTCAAAGAAGAAGTTGAACGATTTAAATCAAGGGTTGAAGAATATTCAAAAATGGACGAAACTCTTAGAAGTGCCTTGATTAATGCTCAGAAGAGTGCTTCTAATATTAAAGAAAATGTACAAAAAGAAGCACAGGTCGTATTAGAAAATGCCAAAATTGAGGCTGAGAGGATTAAGCAGCAGGCAAAACAGGAAATCTATGATATCAATAATGAGATAGTAGAATTAAAGAAAAGAAAATACCTGATTTTAGAAAAATTAAAAAATACACTAAAAATTCATATCAGGATGTTAGATGAAGAGATTATTGAAGAACCGGAAGAACAAGAAAATCTTAAAGAGCAACACAAACCGGAAGAGCAAGTGAAGCAGGTAGATCAAGGGGAGTCGGAAGATATCCGGGATAAAGCAATAGAAGATATTAAAATGAAATTTTACTCAAATAATAAAAAAAATAACCAGAAGGAATTTGATGATATACAGAATGATAAGGATTTTTAA
- a CDS encoding YggT family protein, which translates to MYFLINIINIVFRIYSYIILARIFLSWLPVDRSNPIIKLIYQATEPILAPFRVIIPLGGMGIDLSPIIVYFLLNLLRTSLIRLIVNIYY; encoded by the coding sequence ATGTATTTTTTAATAAATATTATTAATATAGTTTTCAGGATTTACAGTTATATTATATTAGCCAGAATATTTTTATCATGGTTACCGGTTGATAGGTCTAATCCTATTATTAAACTGATATATCAGGCTACTGAGCCGATATTAGCTCCTTTCAGGGTAATCATTCCTTTGGGGGGGATGGGGATTGATTTGTCCCCGATTATTGTATATTTTTTACTAAACCTGTTAAGAACATCATTGATAAGATTAATTGTTAATATATATTATTAA
- the phoU gene encoding phosphate signaling complex protein PhoU codes for MSQKSKEDKELIAIFNNELADLRDNLIKMSKMVRISLEKAVQSLVNKDWEMAQQVIDGDEIVDRMELDIEEQCLQLIALKHPVSKKLRVITSAMKAISDLERVGDRAANIAGASQYLSSKPMVKPLVDIPRMADLTKEMLKDSLEAYLSGNVELAKAVWEKDKLVDQINQQILRELLTFMLEDPHTISRAIHLIFISDNLERIGDHAGNLAERVVYIVDGERIKEKFGQMRGDS; via the coding sequence ATGAGTCAAAAAAGCAAAGAAGATAAGGAATTAATAGCTATTTTTAATAATGAGCTGGCAGATTTAAGGGATAACTTGATTAAAATGTCAAAAATGGTTAGAATTTCCCTGGAAAAGGCTGTACAGTCTTTGGTTAATAAAGACTGGGAGATGGCACAACAGGTAATTGACGGTGATGAAATAGTAGATCGAATGGAATTGGATATTGAAGAACAGTGCCTGCAATTAATAGCATTAAAACACCCGGTATCTAAAAAACTAAGAGTTATAACAAGTGCCATGAAAGCCATATCTGATTTAGAGAGAGTTGGGGATAGGGCGGCTAATATTGCCGGAGCTAGCCAGTATTTATCATCTAAGCCCATGGTAAAGCCATTAGTGGATATTCCCAGGATGGCAGATTTAACAAAAGAAATGCTCAAGGATAGTCTTGAAGCATATCTTAGCGGGAATGTAGAATTAGCTAAAGCGGTTTGGGAAAAAGACAAGCTGGTTGATCAGATAAATCAACAGATACTTCGCGAACTGTTAACATTTATGTTAGAAGATCCCCATACAATCAGCCGGGCAATACATTTGATTTTTATCTCTGATAATCTGGAAAGAATAGGAGACCATGCCGGAAATCTCGCCGAGAGGGTAGTGTACATTGTTGATGGGGAAAGAATAAAAGAAAAGTTTGGACAAATGAGAGGGGATAGTTAA
- a CDS encoding ABC transporter ATP-binding protein, translating into MVKSLLRITDLHIYYDAVKALKGISLDVSRGEIVSVLGANGAGKSTLLRAISGLVPVHDGDILFQENSLKKREAYKIVIDGISHVPEGRHVFATLTVEENLNLGAFNRRSDKKIVLERKERVYDLFPILKNRKKQLAGTLSGGEQQMLAIGRGLMSDPELLLLDEPSLGLAPLLVKQIFKIIKEINEQGVAILLVEQNARKALAVANRAYVLETGRISISGLSSKLKDDKKIQEAYLGGSAIRGKNLSKPGFERIK; encoded by the coding sequence TTGGTAAAATCATTATTAAGAATAACAGACCTTCATATCTATTATGATGCAGTAAAGGCATTAAAAGGAATTTCTCTGGATGTTTCAAGAGGCGAAATTGTTAGCGTTTTAGGTGCAAACGGTGCAGGTAAAAGTACATTGCTTAGAGCTATTTCCGGACTGGTTCCTGTACATGATGGTGATATATTGTTTCAGGAAAATTCTTTAAAAAAAAGAGAAGCATACAAAATTGTAATTGATGGTATTTCCCATGTTCCTGAAGGAAGGCATGTTTTTGCTACATTGACCGTTGAGGAAAATCTAAATTTAGGTGCTTTTAACCGTAGAAGTGATAAAAAAATTGTTTTAGAAAGAAAAGAACGTGTTTATGATTTATTCCCAATTTTAAAAAATAGAAAAAAACAGTTAGCTGGTACATTGTCAGGTGGTGAACAGCAGATGCTTGCTATTGGCAGAGGATTAATGAGTGACCCGGAATTATTGCTATTGGATGAACCATCGTTAGGGCTTGCACCATTATTGGTAAAACAAATCTTTAAAATAATTAAGGAAATCAATGAACAGGGTGTTGCAATTTTATTAGTTGAACAAAATGCCAGAAAGGCCTTAGCTGTTGCTAATCGGGCATATGTACTGGAAACAGGCAGGATAAGTATAAGCGGTTTGTCTTCAAAATTAAAGGATGATAAGAAAATACAGGAAGCATATCTTGGTGGAAGTGCCATAAGAGGCAAAAACCTGAGTAAACCTGGTTTTGAAAGAATCAAATAA
- a CDS encoding ABC transporter ATP-binding protein, giving the protein MTEKYTKEEKNLQTANTEIILETKKLTKQFGGLIAVNQLDLKVRKGNISSIIGPNGAGKTTVFNVITGIYQADSGEYYFKDERLFKLKPHQILAKGMARTFQNIRLFKDMTCLENVMSGQHARSKSGLWPSVFRLPSQIKEEKRIQEVAESKLEQIGLSSCKFELAKNIAYGNQRMLEIARALASNPDLLILDEPSSGLNDKESEDLMFFLNKLKKEDLTILLIEHDMNVVMGISDWVTVMDEGKKIAEGKPEEVYNNPVVIEAYLGKEEEEDYL; this is encoded by the coding sequence ATGACTGAAAAATATACTAAAGAAGAAAAAAATCTGCAAACTGCCAATACAGAAATTATACTGGAGACTAAAAAATTAACCAAGCAGTTCGGTGGATTAATTGCTGTTAATCAGCTTGATTTAAAAGTCAGGAAGGGAAATATAAGCAGTATAATTGGTCCAAATGGTGCCGGTAAAACTACTGTTTTTAATGTAATTACTGGAATTTATCAAGCCGATAGTGGAGAATACTATTTTAAAGATGAAAGATTATTTAAATTAAAACCACATCAAATACTTGCAAAAGGAATGGCCAGAACTTTTCAGAATATTCGCTTATTTAAAGATATGACTTGTCTCGAAAATGTAATGTCCGGACAGCATGCACGCAGTAAATCAGGATTATGGCCTTCTGTATTTCGGTTACCGTCACAAATAAAAGAAGAAAAAAGGATACAGGAAGTTGCAGAGAGCAAGCTGGAACAAATAGGGCTTAGTTCTTGTAAATTTGAACTGGCAAAAAATATAGCATATGGTAATCAAAGGATGTTAGAAATTGCCAGGGCTTTAGCTAGCAACCCTGATTTATTGATACTTGATGAACCCAGCAGTGGTTTAAATGATAAAGAATCTGAAGATTTGATGTTTTTTCTCAATAAATTAAAAAAAGAAGATTTAACAATACTACTTATCGAGCATGATATGAATGTTGTAATGGGAATTTCCGACTGGGTAACGGTAATGGATGAAGGGAAAAAAATTGCTGAGGGAAAACCAGAAGAAGTGTATAATAATCCCGTTGTTATTGAAGCTTACTTAGGAAAAGAAGAAGAGGAGGATTATTTGTAG
- a CDS encoding branched-chain amino acid ABC transporter permease → MIEKNNTKNGFAYKKSGYFLTGIIIAFLLFPVIVKNNYIIDVAFFFGIYTLLGLSLNVVLGEVGLFDLGHMGFAAIGAYSAAILNTSFNLPILALLPVSAIAAAIFAYIVCSPIIHLRGDYLCIVTIGMGEIIRLTLINNPLGITGGPNGIFGIQFPSIGNFLVINNSTEFYYYIWIVVGLTVIALIRLQNSRIGRAWNCIREDNIAAEASGIDVRYYKLLAFVIGAALAGVAGNIYASKLMIVSPDSFTFMESCLLFCIVLIGGMGSIPGVFIGAAAISLFPEIFQTFAQYRMLIFGAVMVLMMMFRPGGAWPRQRGKLQVEPMVIKGEESEI, encoded by the coding sequence ATGATTGAAAAAAACAATACCAAAAATGGTTTTGCTTATAAAAAAAGTGGATATTTTTTAACAGGTATTATTATAGCGTTTTTACTTTTTCCTGTTATTGTCAAAAATAATTATATTATTGATGTTGCTTTTTTCTTTGGCATCTATACACTGTTAGGATTAAGCCTGAATGTCGTGTTAGGTGAAGTAGGACTATTTGACTTAGGACACATGGGATTTGCTGCAATTGGGGCTTATTCCGCTGCAATTCTAAATACCAGCTTTAATCTACCCATATTAGCTTTATTACCTGTTAGTGCTATTGCAGCTGCTATTTTTGCTTACATAGTATGTTCTCCTATAATACATTTGAGGGGAGATTACCTGTGTATTGTAACTATCGGAATGGGAGAGATTATCCGTTTGACGTTGATTAACAATCCACTCGGGATTACAGGAGGTCCAAACGGTATTTTTGGAATACAATTTCCTTCTATCGGCAATTTTTTAGTTATAAATAATTCTACAGAATTTTACTATTATATATGGATAGTCGTTGGATTGACAGTTATAGCTTTAATAAGGTTACAGAATTCCAGGATTGGAAGAGCCTGGAATTGTATCCGTGAAGACAATATAGCGGCCGAAGCGTCAGGCATTGATGTCAGGTACTATAAATTGCTTGCATTTGTTATCGGTGCTGCATTAGCTGGTGTAGCAGGTAATATCTATGCCAGCAAACTTATGATTGTTTCCCCGGATAGCTTTACTTTTATGGAATCATGTCTGCTATTCTGTATTGTTCTAATTGGAGGAATGGGTTCAATACCCGGTGTATTTATCGGAGCTGCGGCAATATCTCTTTTCCCGGAAATATTTCAAACTTTTGCCCAATACCGTATGTTAATATTTGGGGCAGTAATGGTATTGATGATGATGTTCAGGCCAGGTGGCGCATGGCCGAGACAAAGAGGCAAACTGCAAGTAGAACCAATGGTTATTAAGGGAGAAGAGAGTGAAATATAA
- a CDS encoding branched-chain amino acid ABC transporter permease: MKLIIEQLLNGLTIGSFYALIALGYSMVYGVMKLINFAHGDLFTLGSYFGYTLLVMSTAYVTSTFGLWGGLIAAMLVAAIGTGIMGIIVERLAYRPIYPTGRLPAVVSALGVSIFLQNAIMVIWGARPQAYTSNVIPNHILNIGGLRINVLQIIILLLSFLLMGILYYIIQRTTFGAAIRACALDRETAALMGININLIIFFIFALGPALGGTAGVMVGVYYRRISFIMGWNYGLKAFTATILGGIGNIPGAMIGGLILGLLEMLGSTYLSTAYKDVFVFLVLILVLIFRPRGILGEKVAEKV; the protein is encoded by the coding sequence ATGAAATTAATTATTGAACAGCTTTTGAATGGATTAACAATTGGTTCTTTTTATGCTCTTATTGCATTAGGGTATTCAATGGTATATGGTGTAATGAAATTGATAAATTTTGCCCACGGCGATTTATTTACTTTGGGGTCATACTTTGGATATACTCTATTAGTTATGAGCACTGCTTATGTAACCTCTACCTTTGGTTTGTGGGGTGGATTGATTGCGGCTATGTTGGTAGCCGCAATCGGTACAGGTATTATGGGAATTATTGTGGAAAGGTTAGCATACAGACCCATATATCCTACAGGTAGATTACCGGCCGTAGTATCCGCATTAGGTGTTTCGATTTTTTTACAGAATGCCATTATGGTTATTTGGGGAGCCAGACCACAGGCATACACATCAAATGTTATCCCTAATCATATTTTAAATATTGGTGGTTTAAGAATTAATGTTTTACAGATTATAATTCTGCTTTTATCTTTTTTATTAATGGGCATACTGTATTATATTATTCAAAGAACTACCTTTGGTGCTGCTATCAGGGCTTGTGCGCTGGATAGAGAGACAGCTGCTCTAATGGGAATAAATATTAATCTAATTATATTTTTTATTTTTGCCCTTGGACCTGCACTGGGAGGAACAGCCGGAGTTATGGTTGGGGTTTATTATCGCAGAATAAGTTTTATCATGGGTTGGAATTATGGTCTTAAAGCTTTTACAGCAACAATTTTAGGTGGAATAGGAAATATTCCCGGAGCAATGATAGGGGGACTGATTTTAGGACTTTTAGAAATGCTTGGTTCAACTTATCTTTCAACTGCATACAAAGATGTATTTGTTTTTTTAGTGTTAATTCTTGTATTGATTTTTAGGCCAAGGGGAATTCTTGGTGAGAAAGTAGCTGAGAAAGTTTAG